The following are encoded together in the Bradyrhizobium genosp. L genome:
- a CDS encoding TRAP transporter large permease — translation MSLDLSPETVAVIGFVCLFALMLLRVPVGMAMGLVGITGFGYLTGFAPALKLVGQTTMRTVTDYSFGVIPMFLLMGAFVSVSGISRELFRAANTFVGHWKGGLGIATIAACGGFAAISGSSVATAATFSAVAYPEMRRFGYPQSFSTGVIAVGGTLGAMLPPSTVLAVYGIITQQDIGKLFIAGVVPGLLAILMHMITIGIIGVTRPGFLPAGKKAAWSERLAALRDVWSPLLLFLFVIGGLYGGFFVPTEAGAVGAVGAFIIGILRGKLTKDGILQSLLQATRTAAAVFTVLIGALCFGYFLTITQTPQNVTEFLTGLGIGPYGVLALILLMYLVLGCLMDAMAMVILTVPIVFPVVTSLGFDPIWFGIIIVMTVELGLIHPPVGMNVFVIKSVIKDVNMSTIFVGVLPFVITDLIRLVILILFPLLATWLPQRMIG, via the coding sequence ATGAGTCTTGACCTCAGTCCCGAGACCGTCGCCGTCATCGGTTTTGTCTGCCTGTTCGCTCTGATGCTGCTCCGCGTGCCGGTCGGCATGGCGATGGGCCTCGTCGGCATCACCGGCTTCGGCTATCTCACCGGCTTTGCGCCGGCGCTGAAGCTGGTCGGCCAGACCACGATGCGCACGGTGACCGATTATTCGTTCGGCGTGATCCCGATGTTCCTGCTGATGGGCGCATTCGTCTCCGTCTCCGGCATCAGCCGCGAGCTGTTCCGCGCCGCCAACACCTTCGTCGGCCACTGGAAGGGCGGGCTCGGCATCGCCACCATCGCCGCCTGCGGCGGCTTCGCCGCGATCTCCGGCTCGTCGGTGGCGACCGCCGCGACCTTCTCGGCGGTGGCCTATCCCGAGATGCGCCGCTTCGGCTATCCGCAGTCGTTCTCGACCGGCGTGATCGCGGTCGGCGGCACGTTAGGGGCGATGCTGCCGCCGTCCACCGTGCTCGCGGTCTACGGCATCATCACCCAGCAGGACATCGGCAAGCTGTTCATCGCCGGCGTCGTCCCGGGCCTGCTCGCGATCCTCATGCACATGATCACGATCGGTATCATCGGCGTGACCCGGCCGGGATTCCTGCCGGCGGGAAAGAAGGCCGCGTGGAGCGAGCGCCTGGCTGCGCTGCGCGACGTCTGGTCGCCGCTGCTATTGTTCCTGTTCGTGATCGGCGGCCTCTATGGCGGCTTCTTCGTTCCGACCGAGGCCGGCGCGGTCGGTGCGGTCGGCGCCTTCATCATCGGCATCCTGCGCGGCAAGCTGACCAAGGACGGCATCCTGCAATCGCTGCTGCAGGCGACCCGCACCGCGGCCGCGGTGTTCACCGTGCTGATCGGCGCATTGTGTTTCGGCTATTTCCTCACCATCACCCAGACGCCGCAGAACGTCACCGAATTCCTCACCGGGCTCGGCATCGGCCCCTATGGCGTGCTGGCGCTGATCCTTCTGATGTATCTGGTGCTCGGCTGCCTGATGGATGCGATGGCGATGGTGATCCTCACCGTGCCGATCGTGTTTCCGGTGGTCACCTCGCTCGGCTTCGATCCGATCTGGTTCGGCATCATCATCGTGATGACCGTCGAGCTCGGCCTGATCCATCCGCCGGTCGGCATGAACGTGTTCGTGATCAAGAGCGTGATCAAGGACGTCAACATGTCGACGATCTTCGTCGGCGTGCTGCCGTTCGTCATCACCGATTTGATCCGGCTGGTGATCCTGATCCTGTTTCCTTTGCTTGCGACCTGGCTGCCGCAGCGCATGATAGGCTAG
- a CDS encoding TRAP transporter substrate-binding protein — MRKTLLALLMAAAVVPVAAPVLAQDKTVNLKVSLWVPPAHPLVPATKLWAEDIEKASGGTIKVTVFPSEQLGKAFDHYDMARDGIADVTYVNPGYQPGRFPIAAAGQLPFTFSDGKKGTLALNEWYHKYAPTEMKDTKLCFAFIHDPGALHGKKKILLPSDLSGVKVRPAQSTIGEMVKMFGGTNVQASAPESRDAIERGVADEITFPWGSIFLFGIDKVVKYHMDVPLYTTVFTYNINLAKYNSMSDAQKKVIDDHCTPEWASKVTDPWTDFEANGRVKMKALEGHEVYPLTPDQLAEWKKAVKPLHDSWAEAVKKAGGDADKIDADLQATLKKFDAGM; from the coding sequence ATGAGGAAGACATTGTTGGCGCTGCTGATGGCAGCCGCCGTCGTGCCGGTCGCAGCGCCCGTGCTGGCACAGGACAAGACCGTCAATCTGAAAGTGTCGCTCTGGGTGCCGCCGGCGCATCCGCTGGTGCCGGCGACCAAGCTCTGGGCCGAAGACATCGAGAAGGCCTCGGGCGGCACCATCAAGGTGACGGTGTTTCCGTCCGAGCAGCTCGGCAAGGCTTTCGACCATTACGACATGGCGCGCGACGGCATCGCCGACGTCACCTATGTCAATCCCGGCTATCAGCCCGGCCGCTTCCCGATCGCGGCCGCCGGCCAGCTTCCGTTCACCTTCTCCGACGGCAAGAAGGGCACGCTGGCGCTGAACGAGTGGTACCACAAATACGCGCCGACCGAGATGAAGGACACCAAGCTGTGCTTCGCCTTCATCCACGATCCGGGCGCGCTGCACGGCAAGAAGAAGATCCTGCTGCCGAGCGACCTCTCCGGCGTCAAGGTGCGCCCGGCGCAGAGCACGATCGGCGAGATGGTGAAGATGTTCGGCGGCACCAATGTGCAGGCCTCGGCGCCGGAATCCCGCGACGCCATCGAGCGCGGCGTCGCCGACGAGATCACCTTCCCCTGGGGCTCGATCTTCCTGTTCGGCATCGACAAGGTGGTGAAGTACCACATGGACGTGCCGCTCTACACCACGGTGTTCACCTACAACATCAATCTCGCCAAATACAATTCGATGTCGGACGCCCAGAAGAAGGTGATCGACGATCACTGCACGCCGGAATGGGCATCCAAGGTCACCGACCCCTGGACCGATTTCGAGGCCAATGGCCGCGTCAAGATGAAGGCGCTGGAAGGCCACGAGGTCTATCCGTTGACGCCGGATCAGCTCGCCGAATGGAAGAAGGCGGTCAAGCCGCTGCATGACAGCTGGGCCGAGGCGGTGAAGAAGGCGGGCGGCGACGCCGACAAGATCGACGCCGACCTGCAGGCCACGCTGAAGAAGTTCGACGCGGGGATGTGA
- a CDS encoding intradiol ring-cleavage dioxygenase — MDKSTRRGVLGLISASAAGLLPAQRARAASESRPVDSVDACILTPQAEEGPFYADPKLVRADIADGRAGIPLTLRLRVIEAGSCTPIAGARVDIWHCDAQGLYSAFRGQGDQHTIDESSSTFLRGTQMTDDAGWVAFNTIYPGWYDGRATHIHFKVFLDQKNVLTGQTFLPDALNEFIYANVTEYAGRPRPRTTLNANDHVVETADPDHRAFCAVKEDKDRYVATLTLGVDRRANIAQQARRGPPPGPPPGPPPAGMTFGGPPPFGRQIKDRLAALIPGLKRSQ; from the coding sequence TTGGACAAATCCACACGCCGCGGCGTCCTCGGCCTGATCTCGGCCAGCGCGGCAGGCCTGTTGCCGGCGCAACGCGCGCGTGCTGCATCCGAAAGCCGGCCGGTCGACAGCGTCGATGCCTGCATCCTGACGCCGCAGGCGGAGGAAGGGCCGTTCTACGCCGACCCGAAGCTGGTGCGCGCCGACATCGCCGACGGCAGGGCCGGCATTCCCTTGACCTTGCGGCTGCGCGTGATCGAGGCCGGCTCGTGCACGCCGATCGCCGGCGCACGCGTCGACATCTGGCACTGCGATGCGCAAGGCCTGTATTCGGCGTTCCGCGGCCAAGGCGACCAGCACACCATCGACGAATCGAGCAGCACGTTCCTGCGCGGCACCCAGATGACCGACGACGCCGGATGGGTCGCCTTCAACACGATCTATCCGGGCTGGTATGACGGCCGCGCCACCCATATCCACTTCAAGGTCTTCCTCGACCAGAAGAATGTCCTGACCGGGCAGACCTTCCTCCCGGATGCGCTGAACGAGTTCATCTACGCCAACGTGACGGAGTATGCCGGACGGCCGCGGCCGCGCACCACACTGAATGCCAACGATCATGTCGTCGAGACCGCCGATCCCGACCACCGCGCCTTCTGCGCGGTGAAGGAGGACAAGGACCGCTATGTCGCGACGCTGACGCTCGGCGTCGATCGCCGCGCCAACATCGCGCAGCAGGCGCGGCGCGGACCGCCACCGGGGCCACCGCCCGGTCCGCCGCCGGCCGGCATGACCTTCGGCGGCCCACCGCCATTCGGACGTCAGATCAAGGATCGGCTCGCGGCGCTGATCCCCGGCCTGAAGCGCAGCCAATAA
- a CDS encoding DUF3237 domain-containing protein, which translates to MTPAIETRYVFTITARIGEVTSAGEIGTGVRRIIPIIGGEVRGEKVNGKVLAFGADFQIIRPNELIDLEAKYAFETDDGAVVYVENRGIRFGPVDLLQKLKRGEPVDPKLIYFRTVPKFETGAENYRWLMQHLFIASAARHADRVVIDVHQVL; encoded by the coding sequence ATGACCCCGGCGATTGAGACGCGCTACGTCTTCACTATCACGGCCCGCATCGGCGAGGTGACCTCGGCCGGCGAGATCGGCACCGGCGTTCGCCGCATCATCCCGATCATCGGCGGCGAGGTGAGGGGCGAAAAGGTCAACGGCAAGGTGCTCGCCTTCGGCGCCGACTTCCAGATCATCCGCCCCAACGAACTGATCGACCTCGAGGCCAAATATGCCTTCGAAACCGACGACGGTGCGGTGGTCTATGTCGAGAACCGCGGCATCCGCTTCGGGCCGGTCGATCTCCTGCAAAAGCTGAAGCGTGGCGAGCCGGTCGACCCGAAGCTGATCTATTTCCGCACCGTGCCGAAATTCGAAACCGGTGCGGAGAACTACCGCTGGCTGATGCAGCACCTCTTCATCGCCTCCGCCGCCCGCCACGCCGACCGCGTCGTGATCGACGTGCACCAGGTGTTGTGA
- the map gene encoding type I methionyl aminopeptidase, with protein MSYIEASEQTALRKTGQIKLHGASSFVGMRKAGALVSKCLDALTDIVKSGVPTSVIDEFVRKFAFDHGAYPATLMYRGYRYSTCTSINHVVCHGMPGDRPLKEGDIVNVDVTFIVDGWYGDSSRMYAIGPIARKAERLIEVTYEAMMRGIAAVKPGATTGDIGHAIQSYVEPQGMSVVRDFCGHGLGRLFHDEPNIIHVGRPGEGVPLKPGMFFTIEPMINLGKPHVKILSDGWTAVTRDRSLSAQFEHSVGVTADGVEIFTLSERHGEKPWVQV; from the coding sequence ATGAGTTATATCGAAGCCTCCGAACAGACCGCCCTCCGCAAGACCGGCCAGATCAAGCTGCACGGCGCGAGCAGCTTCGTCGGCATGCGCAAGGCAGGTGCCCTGGTGTCGAAGTGCCTCGATGCGCTCACCGACATCGTCAAGTCGGGCGTCCCGACCTCCGTGATCGACGAGTTCGTGCGCAAGTTCGCGTTCGACCACGGCGCCTATCCGGCGACGCTGATGTATCGCGGCTATCGCTACTCGACCTGCACGTCGATCAACCACGTGGTCTGCCACGGCATGCCGGGCGACCGCCCGCTGAAGGAAGGCGACATCGTCAACGTCGACGTCACCTTCATCGTCGACGGCTGGTACGGCGACTCCAGCCGGATGTATGCGATCGGCCCGATCGCGCGAAAGGCCGAGCGGCTGATCGAGGTGACCTATGAGGCGATGATGCGCGGCATTGCCGCGGTGAAGCCCGGCGCCACCACCGGCGATATCGGCCACGCCATCCAGAGCTATGTCGAGCCGCAGGGCATGAGCGTGGTGCGCGATTTCTGCGGCCACGGCCTCGGCCGCCTGTTCCACGACGAGCCGAACATCATTCATGTCGGCCGCCCCGGCGAGGGCGTGCCGCTGAAGCCCGGCATGTTCTTCACCATCGAGCCGATGATCAATCTCGGCAAGCCGCATGTGAAGATCCTGTCCGACGGCTGGACCGCTGTCACCCGCGACCGCTCGCTGTCGGCGCAGTTCGAGCATTCGGTCGGCGTCACCGCCGACGGCGTCGAGATCTTCACGCTGTCCGAGCGTCACGGCGAGAAGCCGTGGGTGCAGGTGTAA
- a CDS encoding mechanosensitive ion channel family protein: MDMSWKDVLELIRTTASSFGAEIASPWFYLQFGIILAAAGIAYAADTAIHARVQMSSLATRWPLPLRHFARVMVASASTAVFAVLMVISRIVMWHTTWPSRSYLVAVSAKLALAWLVIRLVTSVIDNAFIVKLVSIAAWLVAALSIIGQLDGAADMLDSVAIVVGGLRLTPLLLIKAGAVLIVALWLTNIASNFAESRINRASDLTPSIQVLLVKIIRIGLMVLAIAIALDAVGINLQALAVFTGAAGVGIGLGLQKIVANFISGLILLVDKSVKPGDLVTIGDNSGKISAMKTRYISVAAGDGREFLIPNEDLVTQKVTNWTYTDKNTLVKIAFSTNYDANPRQVCKLAVETASAHPRATKGKTPNAILTEFAEAGMKFSLTFWIADPDGMDGVKSDVMLALWDAFKQDGIKVPYPVRELRIRGGALPVESVVEVSG; encoded by the coding sequence ATGGACATGAGCTGGAAAGACGTCCTGGAATTGATCCGAACGACGGCGAGCTCGTTCGGGGCCGAGATCGCCTCACCGTGGTTCTATCTGCAGTTCGGCATCATCCTCGCGGCGGCCGGCATCGCCTACGCCGCCGACACCGCGATCCACGCCCGGGTCCAGATGTCGTCGCTGGCGACACGCTGGCCGTTGCCGCTCCGGCATTTCGCGCGGGTGATGGTGGCGAGTGCCTCCACGGCGGTGTTCGCCGTGCTGATGGTGATCTCGCGCATCGTGATGTGGCATACGACCTGGCCGAGCCGCAGCTATCTGGTCGCGGTCTCCGCCAAGCTCGCGCTGGCCTGGCTGGTGATCCGGCTCGTGACCTCGGTGATCGACAACGCCTTCATCGTCAAGCTGGTCTCGATCGCGGCCTGGTTGGTGGCAGCGCTCAGCATCATCGGCCAACTCGACGGAGCCGCCGACATGCTCGATTCGGTTGCCATCGTGGTCGGCGGCCTGCGCCTGACGCCGCTGCTGTTGATCAAGGCCGGCGCGGTCCTGATCGTGGCGCTGTGGCTGACCAACATCGCCAGCAATTTCGCCGAGAGCCGCATCAACCGCGCCAGCGACCTGACGCCGTCGATCCAGGTGCTGCTGGTCAAGATCATCCGGATCGGCCTGATGGTGCTGGCGATCGCCATCGCGCTCGACGCGGTCGGCATCAATTTGCAGGCGCTCGCGGTGTTCACGGGTGCGGCCGGCGTCGGCATCGGTCTCGGCCTGCAGAAGATCGTCGCCAATTTCATCAGCGGGCTGATCCTCCTGGTCGACAAGTCGGTGAAGCCCGGCGACCTCGTCACCATCGGCGACAATTCCGGCAAGATCAGCGCGATGAAGACCCGCTACATCTCGGTCGCTGCCGGCGACGGCCGCGAGTTCCTGATCCCGAACGAGGACCTGGTGACGCAGAAGGTCACCAACTGGACCTACACCGACAAGAACACGCTGGTGAAGATCGCCTTCTCCACCAATTACGACGCCAATCCGCGCCAGGTCTGCAAGCTCGCGGTCGAGACCGCATCCGCCCATCCGCGCGCCACCAAGGGCAAGACGCCCAACGCCATCCTGACCGAATTCGCCGAGGCCGGCATGAAGTTCTCCCTGACCTTCTGGATCGCCGATCCCGACGGCATGGACGGCGTCAAGAGCGACGTGATGCTGGCACTGTGGGACGCTTTCAAGCAGGACGGCATCAAGGTGCCCTACCCGGTCCGGGAACTTCGCATCCGCGGCGGCGCGCTGCCGGTCGAGAGCGTGGTCGAGGTGTCGGGTTAA
- the radC gene encoding RadC family protein has translation MPAKPDDSQNDADETPHYHGHRERLRERFHAAGPEALTDYELLEMALFAAIPRRDTKPLAKALLKKFGSFAEVVHAPVARLREVDGVKDASINQLKLLAAAAGRIAKGEIKRSVALSSWNEVIDYCRSSMAFADKEQFRLLFLDKRNQLIADEVQQTGTVDHTPVYPREVIKRALELSATALILVHNHPSGDPTPSQADIQMTKAIVEIAKPLGIAVHDHIIVGKNGHASLKGMRLM, from the coding sequence ATGCCCGCCAAGCCCGATGACAGCCAGAATGACGCCGACGAGACGCCGCATTATCACGGCCATCGCGAGCGGCTGCGCGAGCGCTTCCATGCGGCGGGTCCGGAGGCGCTGACCGACTACGAGCTTTTGGAGATGGCGCTGTTCGCGGCGATCCCGCGTCGCGACACCAAGCCGTTGGCAAAAGCGCTGTTGAAGAAATTCGGCTCGTTTGCCGAGGTCGTGCACGCGCCGGTGGCGCGGCTGCGCGAGGTCGACGGTGTTAAGGACGCCTCGATCAACCAACTCAAGCTGCTGGCGGCAGCCGCCGGCCGCATCGCCAAGGGCGAGATCAAGCGCAGCGTCGCGCTGTCGTCTTGGAACGAGGTGATCGACTATTGCCGCTCCAGCATGGCGTTCGCCGACAAGGAGCAGTTCCGCCTGCTGTTCCTCGACAAGCGCAACCAGCTGATCGCCGACGAGGTGCAGCAGACCGGTACCGTCGACCACACCCCGGTCTATCCGCGCGAGGTGATCAAGCGCGCGCTGGAATTGTCGGCGACCGCGCTGATCCTGGTGCACAACCATCCGAGTGGCGACCCGACACCATCGCAGGCCGACATCCAGATGACGAAAGCGATCGTCGAGATCGCTAAGCCGCTCGGGATCGCGGTGCATGACCACATCATCGTCGGCAAGAACGGGCATGCGAGCTTGAAGGGCATGCGGCTGATGTGA
- a CDS encoding TRAP transporter small permease has product MATTSEVTQDGAITGPPAPARKNIMDRFIDSIEWVAAFFVGVVALNTFTAVFMRKFFAVTIPDYYNFGQFLLGILIFWGIAATSYRGTHITVDLVWANSSPRHQRWIDIFATLVLLFVVTVQTYTLVDKVIDTRNSHIVTMDLGVPVWPFFLVSWIGDVSAVLLIAIRTWRLIFHPEDIHDAKIKTAE; this is encoded by the coding sequence ATGGCCACAACATCCGAAGTCACCCAGGACGGCGCCATCACCGGCCCGCCGGCGCCGGCGCGCAAGAACATCATGGACCGCTTCATCGACTCCATCGAATGGGTCGCGGCGTTCTTCGTCGGCGTCGTCGCGCTCAACACCTTCACCGCGGTGTTCATGCGTAAATTCTTCGCGGTCACGATCCCCGACTATTACAATTTCGGCCAATTCCTGCTCGGCATCCTGATCTTCTGGGGCATCGCGGCGACCAGCTATCGCGGCACCCACATCACTGTCGACCTGGTCTGGGCCAATTCCTCGCCGCGCCATCAGCGCTGGATCGACATCTTCGCCACGCTGGTGCTGCTGTTCGTGGTGACGGTGCAGACCTACACGCTGGTCGACAAGGTGATCGATACCCGCAACAGCCACATCGTCACCATGGACCTCGGCGTGCCGGTCTGGCCGTTCTTCCTGGTGTCGTGGATCGGCGACGTCTCCGCGGTGCTGCTGATCGCGATTCGCACCTGGCGGCTGATCTTCCATCCGGAAGACATCCACGATGCCAAGATCAAGACCGCGGAGTAG
- a CDS encoding DNA-3-methyladenine glycosylase I, translating to MTSFKVIRARAEKRKGGPKALEKLLHPPAGAKALAKLGDDRVLAEMTRRVFCAGFAWSVIDAKWEGFEQAFLGFAPAKLAFEPDEYWEKLTSDARIVRNGAKIMSVRDNGRFIQEIAREHGSFGKFLAAWPSSDEIGLLDLLAKRGSRLGGNTGQMLLRFLGWDGFVTSRDVTTCLRDAGLDIAEEVKSKRDLAKVQAQFNAWAEETGLPYLHLSRICAMSIGDNHTPEEIAARTRSDY from the coding sequence GTGACCTCGTTCAAGGTGATCCGGGCCCGCGCCGAGAAGCGCAAGGGCGGGCCGAAGGCGCTGGAAAAGCTGCTGCACCCGCCGGCAGGCGCCAAGGCGCTGGCGAAACTCGGCGACGACCGCGTGCTGGCCGAGATGACCAGGCGGGTTTTCTGCGCGGGTTTCGCCTGGAGCGTGATCGACGCCAAATGGGAAGGTTTCGAGCAGGCCTTCCTCGGCTTCGCGCCCGCCAAGCTCGCCTTTGAGCCCGACGAATATTGGGAGAAGCTGACGAGCGACGCGCGGATCGTGCGCAACGGCGCCAAGATCATGTCGGTGCGCGACAATGGCCGCTTCATTCAGGAGATCGCGCGCGAGCACGGCAGTTTCGGCAAATTCCTTGCCGCCTGGCCGTCATCCGACGAGATCGGGCTGTTGGATCTGCTGGCGAAACGCGGCAGCCGGCTCGGCGGCAATACCGGGCAGATGCTGCTGCGCTTCCTCGGCTGGGACGGTTTTGTGACATCGCGCGACGTCACAACCTGCCTGCGTGATGCCGGGCTCGACATTGCCGAGGAGGTCAAGTCGAAGCGCGATCTCGCCAAGGTGCAGGCGCAGTTCAACGCCTGGGCCGAAGAGACCGGGCTGCCCTACCTGCATCTGTCGCGCATCTGCGCGATGTCGATCGGCGACAACCACACGCCCGAAGAGATCGCCGCGCGCACGCGCAGCGACTACTGA
- a CDS encoding potassium/proton antiporter translates to MASLDSVSIAILLGAVLVMAGILSSLLALRFGAPLLLVFLLVGMLAGDSGPGRLQFDDVRTTYLVGSVALALILFDGGLKTRFASIRTVLVPSMVLATAGVLLTALITAPVARYVLDLNWTESLLVGAVVASTDAAAVFLLVHTQGLRLRPRVGATLEAESGTNDPFAIFLTLMLVEFISVGQSSASHIAMEFIQEAVLGAIIGVIGGRLVVIALNHVALPQGLHAPFVTTAALVIFGGSQIVHASGFLAVYLAGIIIGNRPTRAHNSVVTFLDAATWLAQIVMFVLLGLLVSPHRLLSSLGGAVLIAFALMLIARPLAVMICLAPFKFNWREKVFIAWTGLRGAVAIFLASIPMLVGLSKAYLYFDVAFVVVIISLLLQGWTLAPAARRLHVALPRAERGPRRVELDLPGQLEQQLVGYPVRPKSLYFRRGLIPSWSKPTLVIRDERILTPVEADPVAPGDYIYLLAPPERAEALDRFFVDMPPSAAPDPHLLGDFMVSGEHTLGELAEIYGVKVDEREARLTLSDYFDVHLAHAPKEGAELALDTIVLVARNISGGRVSVVGLRLPEEEEEPAPQTRMQIVRRKLANIWASVAGV, encoded by the coding sequence ATGGCATCCCTCGACTCGGTCAGTATAGCGATCCTGCTCGGTGCGGTTCTGGTGATGGCCGGAATCCTCTCGAGCCTGCTCGCGCTGCGGTTCGGCGCCCCCCTGCTGCTGGTGTTCTTGCTGGTCGGCATGCTGGCGGGCGATTCCGGGCCGGGACGGCTGCAGTTCGACGATGTCCGCACCACATATCTGGTCGGTTCGGTGGCGCTGGCGCTGATCCTGTTCGACGGCGGATTGAAGACGCGGTTTGCCAGCATCCGCACCGTCCTGGTGCCCTCGATGGTGCTCGCGACCGCGGGCGTGCTGCTGACCGCGCTGATTACGGCACCGGTCGCAAGATATGTGCTGGACCTCAACTGGACCGAGTCGCTGCTGGTCGGCGCCGTCGTCGCCTCGACCGACGCAGCGGCGGTGTTCCTGCTGGTGCACACCCAGGGTCTGCGGCTGCGCCCGCGCGTCGGCGCCACGCTGGAGGCGGAATCCGGCACCAACGATCCGTTCGCGATCTTCCTCACCTTGATGCTGGTCGAGTTCATCTCGGTCGGCCAGAGCTCGGCCTCGCACATTGCGATGGAGTTCATCCAGGAGGCGGTGCTAGGGGCCATCATCGGCGTGATCGGCGGCCGGCTGGTGGTGATCGCGCTGAACCATGTGGCGCTGCCACAGGGCCTGCATGCGCCGTTCGTCACCACGGCGGCGCTGGTGATCTTCGGCGGCTCGCAGATCGTGCATGCTTCCGGATTCCTTGCGGTCTACCTCGCCGGCATCATCATCGGCAACCGGCCGACCCGGGCGCACAATTCAGTGGTGACCTTCCTCGACGCCGCGACCTGGCTGGCGCAGATCGTGATGTTCGTGCTGCTCGGGCTGCTGGTGTCGCCGCATCGGCTGCTCTCGAGCCTCGGCGGCGCGGTGTTGATCGCGTTCGCGCTGATGCTGATCGCGCGTCCGCTGGCGGTGATGATCTGTCTTGCGCCGTTCAAGTTCAACTGGCGGGAGAAGGTGTTCATCGCCTGGACCGGCCTGCGCGGCGCGGTCGCGATCTTCCTCGCCTCGATCCCGATGCTGGTGGGTCTGTCGAAGGCCTACCTCTATTTCGACGTCGCCTTCGTCGTCGTCATCATCTCGCTGCTGTTGCAGGGCTGGACACTGGCGCCCGCCGCCCGGCGGCTGCATGTCGCGCTGCCGCGTGCCGAGCGCGGTCCGCGTCGCGTCGAACTGGATCTGCCGGGCCAGCTCGAGCAGCAATTGGTCGGCTATCCGGTGCGGCCGAAGAGCCTGTATTTCCGCCGCGGACTGATTCCGTCCTGGTCGAAGCCGACGCTCGTCATCCGCGACGAACGGATCCTGACGCCGGTCGAGGCCGATCCGGTCGCGCCCGGCGATTACATCTATCTGCTGGCGCCGCCGGAGCGCGCCGAGGCGCTCGACCGCTTCTTTGTCGACATGCCGCCGTCCGCCGCGCCCGATCCGCATCTGCTCGGCGACTTCATGGTCTCGGGCGAGCATACGCTCGGCGAGCTCGCCGAGATCTATGGCGTCAAGGTCGACGAGCGCGAAGCCAGGCTGACGCTGTCGGACTATTTCGACGTCCATCTCGCCCACGCGCCGAAGGAAGGCGCGGAGCTCGCGCTCGATACGATCGTGCTGGTGGCGCGCAATATCAGCGGCGGCCGGGTCAGTGTCGTCGGCCTCCGCCTGCCCGAGGAAGAGGAGGAGCCGGCGCCGCAGACCCGCATGCAAATCGTCAGGCGCAAGCTCGCCAATATCTGGGCCTCGGTGGCGGGCGTGTGA